The genomic interval TATATATACTTACTACGCAATCTGGCTTCTTCACCGATCGCCCCGCCTTTGCAAGTAGCCCTTTAGCTAAGGGCTGAAATGCGATCGCTCTGTGGGATGATGCAATTATGGTGATTTATGCAATTTGTCGGATACAGAAAATTAAGAGTTGGACAGACCTGAGAGTCAGCGCTCGGCATAACGCCAGAGAGCGCGAAACTCCCAATGCCAATCCTTGTGTCAGTAACTTAAGATTGATTGGCAACCCAGAGCAGGACTTGGAAGCAGAGTTTAAAAAAATGATTGGCGAGCAAAAGATTCGAGTCAACGCCGTGTTGGGAGTCGAAATGTTGCTGAGCGCCAGTCCTCAATACTTCCGTCCCGACAATCCCACAGTTCCTGGAGCATACTTAACAGAACGAGTCGATGATTTTGCAGGTGCCTGTAGGGAATGGTTGAAGGAACGTTATGGCGAGCGCGCACTTAGAGCAGAACTGCACTTGGATGAAGTGACGCCCCACATCCACGCCTATATTGTCCCACTCGACCATCGCGGCAGACTCAACTGTCGCGAACTTTTTAGCGGTCAGCAAAAGTTATCGCAATTGCAAGATAGTTTTGCATTCGCTGTTGCACATCTTGGCATAGAGCGGGGTATCAAAGGCAGCAAGGCAACTCACACGAATATTCAGAAATATTACACTGAAGTCAATTGCAAATCGCTTCACATCAATCTATTGGAGATTCTCCCCCAACCAACACTCCATCAAAACGCCCTCGATTATTGGAAGCAGCTCAAAGAAACTTTACAACCGACTTTTGACACTATCAGCTCCCAATTGACAGAACACAAGCGATTGCTCAAAGAAAAAGCAGAACTCACCAAAACAGCTCGTGCCTCAGAAAAAGAAAGACAGAAGTTACTCGAGCGCCTGCAAAATATTGAATTGACCTTGGATTTATGGAAAGCCCAAGCTAACCTTGTCCGCGACTTACCTTTGGAAGATGTCGCTTACCATTTGGGGCTTTACCAGGATAACGAAGCCCAGCACAAGTGGAAGGGTTGCGATCGCATTATCAGTATTATTGGCACGCGCTTCTACGACTTTACAGGAAACCAAAAGGGTGGGGGCGGTGCTATCGATTTGGTAATGCACGTTTTGGGTTGCGGTTTCCAAGAAGCAGTGCTCTGGTTGCAAGACCAGTTTGGGGAATCGGCAATGTTAAATATTGTCGCCCAACACGCTCGCACTCAAGCCAAAGATATTATCACTAAAGAACCAAAACCCCAGTTCGTCCCACCTCCCGCCGATGAAAGCAAGTGGTTGGCGGTACAAGAGTATCTCACTCTCACGCGAAAACTGCCACTGCCCCTAATCGAAACTTTACACTCAGAAAAATTAGTTTACGCCGATGCCAAACAAAATGCTGTCTTTCTCATGCGCTCAATTGAAGGAGAAGTGACTGGTGCTTTCCTGCGTGGAACAAAAGGTCAAAACAATTCTTTTATAGGATTGGTTAAAGGCACCAAACGCACCCAAGGTTGGTTTCACTTAACTTGTGGTGGACAACCCAGCGACATCCTCCAGCGTGTTGTTCTTGTCAAATCCCCCATTGAAGTTTTATCGCTCGCTGTTTTGGAACAATCGCGCTCGCAAAAGACATTGTATTTAGCAGCAGACAGTGCTCGGTC from Scytonema hofmannii PCC 7110 carries:
- the mobV gene encoding MobV family relaxase — its product is MVIYAICRIQKIKSWTDLRVSARHNARERETPNANPCVSNLRLIGNPEQDLEAEFKKMIGEQKIRVNAVLGVEMLLSASPQYFRPDNPTVPGAYLTERVDDFAGACREWLKERYGERALRAELHLDEVTPHIHAYIVPLDHRGRLNCRELFSGQQKLSQLQDSFAFAVAHLGIERGIKGSKATHTNIQKYYTEVNCKSLHINLLEILPQPTLHQNALDYWKQLKETLQPTFDTISSQLTEHKRLLKEKAELTKTARASEKERQKLLERLQNIELTLDLWKAQANLVRDLPLEDVAYHLGLYQDNEAQHKWKGCDRIISIIGTRFYDFTGNQKGGGGAIDLVMHVLGCGFQEAVLWLQDQFGESAMLNIVAQHARTQAKDIITKEPKPQFVPPPADESKWLAVQEYLTLTRKLPLPLIETLHSEKLVYADAKQNAVFLMRSIEGEVTGAFLRGTKGQNNSFIGLVKGTKRTQGWFHLTCGGQPSDILQRVVLVKSPIEVLSLAVLEQSRSQKTLYLAADSARSLPLELLHRIPNVIAAYDNDAAGQETFKAIRELIPHTTRLKPKTKDWNEQLIDFMLWQF